One stretch of Glandiceps talaboti chromosome 7, keGlaTala1.1, whole genome shotgun sequence DNA includes these proteins:
- the LOC144437409 gene encoding bone morphogenetic protein 1-like: MYKIKTLFIIAFTLIEGVFLVRDHGTDVVHHQERRALGDCGGNFYTDTGQLASPGYPSDYSDDQNCYYYIYTTSNLRIRLAFSLFITESTHDYVEVYDGSTTYVSSFGKYSGSTIPSIIHSTGSSLLLHFHSDYAVSYQGFLATYTSVSEVAADTYNFGDCGGTLTSETGAIVSPNYPYYYTENADCFFYISISSGQTVELEFDTFSLETCCDYVEIFDGSSRSSPSIGKYYTFPGSVITSSGSNLLLYFHSDDSISSQGFSASYGPGTGSKAYICSDTSSSVDIFGGTIQSHDPDTNPSYTTCTRTIVADDSFNQIYLKFTKINLAEDTGGCDNDYVTITDAYSNQLGSICDSDGNTEFTTNSGSLTLSFTVGYHDTPYDGFEAVFTLYYSSYGVCFSDHFLCANDKCIYSTLRCDGNDHCGDDSDEKDCSKVPVGEIVGGVIGGLILLVIIIVIIYCCCKKSSSSAPSTSTATSTTRTGSRPRPVTTTVRPVEPKPKVTVTYNIRITAAPGYTGGQSNPGYDQGQSYPPPSSSPMYPPPMQGQGPSTNTTDDPAYPPSYPPSTGYDMAYAPPPSDINAPGPAKYDDPAYPPPSMPPPSS, from the exons ATGTACAAGATAAAGACATTATTCATCATTGCATTTACCCTGATAGAGGGCGTCTTTCTCGTTCGAGATCATGGAACTGATGTAGTTCATCACCAAG AAAGAAGAGCACTCGGAGACTGTGGTGGGAATTTTTATACAGATACAGGGCAATTGGCTTCACCAGGTTACCCAAGTGATTACTCAGATGATCAgaactgttattattatatatacaccacATCTAATCTACGGATACGT TTGGCATTCTCGCTGTTCATCACTGAATCAACGCATGATTACGTAGAAGTGTACGACGGTTCAACGACATATGTCTCCTCATTTGGCAAGTACTCCGGGTCAACCATTCCCTCCATTATTCACTCCACGGGTTCATCCCTCCTCCTACATTTCCATTCCGACTACGCAGTCTCATATCAAGGATTCCTTGCCACATATACTAGTGTCTCTGAAGTTGCTGCTGACACATATAACTTTGGGGACTGTGGCGGTACTCTGACTTCAGAAACTGGGGCTATTGTGTCACCTAACTATCCGTACTATTACACTGAAAATGCAGACTGTTTTTTCTACATATCGATTTCATCAGGACAAACCGTAGAG CTTGAATTTGACACGTTTTCATTAGAAACGTGTTGTGATTACGTGGAGATTTTTGATGGAAGTTCAAGGTCATCACCTTCCATTGGCAAATACTATACATTCCCCGGTTCTGTGATTACGTCATCTGGGTCCAACCTCTTGCTCTACTTCCATTCTGATGATAGTATAAGCAGTCAAGGATTTTCTGCTTCATATGGACCTGGTACTGGAAGTAAAGCATACA TTTGCAGTGACACTTCCTCGAGTGTGGATATATTCGGTGGTACCATCCAATCCCATGACCCTGACACAAATCCTTCATACACGACTTGTACTCGAACGATTGTTGCCGATGACAGCTTTAATCAAATATATCTCAAGTTCACCAAGATCAACCTTGCAGAAGATACTGGCG GATGTGATAATGATTATGTTACTATTACTGATGCATACAGTAATCAACTTGGCAGTATATGTGACAGTGATGGCAACACAGAATTCACAACAAATAGTGGTAGTTTAACATTGTCTTTCACGGTTGGATACCATGATACACCTTATGATGGATTTGAAGCAGTTTTTACTCTCTACTATTCCTCAT ACGGCGTTTGCTTCAGCGATCACTTCCTATGTGCCAATGacaaatgtatatattctaCACTTCGTTGCGATGGTAACGACCACTGTGGAGATGATTCAGATGAAAAAGATTGTTCAAAAG TTCCCGTCGGTGAAATTGTCGGTGGAGTTATTGGTGGTCTTATACTACTTGTTATTATCATAGTTATCATTTATTGCTGCTGTAAAAAATCGTCATCCAGTGCGCCCTCAACATCTACAGCTACATCAACAACTCGAACTGGAAGTAGGCCCAGACCAGTAACGACGACTGTCCGCCCAGTTGAGCCAAAACCAAAGgt AACCGTCACATACAATATACGGATCACGGCAGCACCAGGATACACGGGTGGACAAAGCAACCCAGGATACGATCAAGGTCAATCATATCCACCACCATCCTCCAGTCCAATGTATCCTCCTCCAATGCAGGGACAGGGTCCGAGTACCAATACAACAGATGATCCGGCATACCCGCCATCGTATCCACCATCTACGGGATACGACATGGCATATGCACCTCCACCATCAGATATTAATGCACCAGGACCAGCAAAGTATGATGATCCGGCATACCCTCCACCATCAATGCCTCCCCCTTCGTCATAG
- the LOC144437169 gene encoding oxidative stress-induced growth inhibitor 1-like, which yields MAAVFKMDDNIQNKKDIWTTDVAIIGNGPSAICLSFLLSGYWPYYNGKPHPTPHLQRKLSENPDISIIEKDLEYLSDGLEGRSSNPVALLYDALHHPNADTGSNAMSCLDWKHSKDNAIPHVVLGRGLPGGVWQNMENSKLTLSLKNWMEMPGLSFEDWLRCNHEQEDIDGENQERASFSDVFQYYTDYVDQMNIRDNFLSHVNVKSVRRIRGQRINNENGENENMPEIGYDIDKYSDNLFEVICEQIDEVEGRASQFKIHARNVVLATGTSDLPNRLGVPGDDRCYVKSNIQDLELAIERGHINSNSDPVVIIGAGLSAADAILCAHNNNIPIVHIIRRDVHDSGIMLKQLLGTVYPEYHKVYKMMVGEIKCPGTYQCYDKQQVEEFKEDNTIVISGPKDCRYIKVSMVMAMTGAKPNLSYLCCNGQSLGVNPKIPITCKSNPIAIDYCTHESVTSPGMFAMGPLVGDNFVRFLKGGALAITRHLTRRKYLQKDE from the exons ATGGCTGCTGTGtttaaaatggatgacaacatacaaaataaaaaggATATTTGGACTACTGATGTTGCCATTATAG GTAATGGACCATCAGCAATCTGTTTGTCTTTCCTCTTATCTGGCTACTGGCCATATTACAATGGCAAACCTCATCCTACTCCTCATTTACAACGGAAACTGAGTGAAAATCCGGACATTTCCATCATTGAAAAG GATTTGGAGTACCTAAGTGATGGTTTAGAAGGTAGATCATCTAACCCAGTAGCATTACTATATGATGCCTTACACCATCCTAATGCAGACACTGGATCTAATGCTATGTCATGCTTGGACTGGAAGCATAGCAAAGACAATGCAATTCCACATGTTGTACTAGGTAGAGGACTACCAGGGGGAGTCTGGCAG AACATGGAAAACTCTAAATTAACATTGAGCCTAAAAAACTGGATGGAAATGCCAGGACTTTCCTTTGAAGACTGGTTACGATGCAATCATGA GCAAGAAGATATCGATGGTGAAAATCAAGAGAGAGCCAGTTTCAGCGATGTCTTTCAGTACTATACCGACTATGTTGATCAGATGAACATCAGGGATAATTTCCTTTCACATGTCAACGTGAAATCAGTCCGACGAATCAGAGGTCAGAGGATAAACAATGAAAACggagaaaatgaaaatatgccAGAAATTGGGTATGACATTGACAAGTATTCTGATAACTTATTTGAAGTTATTTGTGAACAGATTGATGAAGTTGAAGGCAGGGCATCACAGTTTAAAATTCATGCAAGAAATGTTGTCTTGGCAACGGGTACATCTGACCTCCCAAACAGACTAGGGGTGCCCGGAGATGATAGATGTTATGTCAAAAGTAACATTCAAGACCTTGAACTTGCAATTGAGAGAGGGCACATTAACTCCAATTCTGACCCAGTCGTTATTATTGGTGCTGGACTCAGTGCAGCAGATGCCATCTTATGTGCACATAACAATAATATTCCCATCGTTCATATTATCCGCCGAGATGTACACGACTCAGGTATTATGTTGAAACAGCTCCTTGGTACAGTGTACCCCGAATATCACAAAGTCTACAAGATGATGGTAGGGGAGATAAAATGCCCCGGTACTTACCAATGCTATGACAAACAACAAGTTGAGGAGTTCAAAGAAGACAACACGATAGTCATCTCTGGACCTAAAGACTGCAGATATATCAAAGTATCCATGGTGATGGCAATGACCGGTGCTAAACctaatttgtcatatttgtgtTGCAATGGACAGAGTCTCGGAGTTAATCCTAAAATTCCGATAACGTGTAAAAGCAATCCTATTGCCATTGACTACTGCACACATGAAAGTGTTACATCTCCTGGTATGTTTGCCATGGGTCCACTTGTTGGGGATAACTTTGTACGATTCCTCAAGGGTGGTGCTTTGGCTATCACACGTCATCTTACAAGACGCAAATATTTACAGAAAGATGAATAA